Proteins found in one Clostridium kluyveri DSM 555 genomic segment:
- a CDS encoding M16 family metallopeptidase, with the protein MFDARQRVLPNGIKLITIKKDTKLAAFHAAVNIGALYESNNERGISHFIEHMLFKGTVSRNNKKLNIDLETLGGEYNAYTDNTSTVYSATSLREELEKSVDIISDMLMNSTFPQEEIEKEREVILSEIRSSKDDIEDYSFDRINKIAFKKSALRYNVAGNEKDISKFTREDLVEFYSKYYVPNNCYISIVSSYGHEKVYQLIYKYFNKWKSKEVKHNNIIFEYNTPRKKISSKKDIEQSTILYLFTFNGLSEKQELALRILNHKFGGSNNSILFTKLREERGLAYDVYTDLDLDEGVKTLYVYTSVGEENLKTAVDVIEDCIDKVKNGDIIFKDDMVGLMKKVLKTAVVFTLEDPTDMGNYVLHQSIKGEDIYKLINDIEKIETIKKEDIYEVAKIVFNNPTIHILKRG; encoded by the coding sequence ATGTTTGATGCTAGACAAAGAGTTTTACCAAATGGAATAAAACTCATTACAATAAAAAAAGATACTAAGCTAGCGGCTTTTCATGCAGCAGTTAATATAGGGGCTCTGTATGAAAGTAACAATGAAAGAGGTATATCTCATTTTATAGAACATATGCTTTTCAAGGGTACTGTGTCTAGGAACAATAAGAAATTGAATATAGATTTGGAAACCCTAGGGGGAGAATATAATGCTTATACAGATAATACTTCCACGGTGTATAGTGCCACATCCCTAAGGGAAGAATTAGAAAAGTCTGTAGATATTATTTCTGATATGCTCATGAATTCTACATTTCCCCAAGAAGAAATTGAAAAGGAAAGGGAAGTTATATTATCAGAGATAAGAAGTAGTAAAGATGATATAGAAGATTATAGTTTCGATAGAATAAATAAAATAGCTTTTAAGAAAAGTGCACTTAGATACAATGTGGCTGGAAATGAGAAAGATATAAGCAAGTTTACAAGAGAAGATTTAGTTGAATTCTATAGTAAATATTATGTACCTAACAATTGTTATATATCAATAGTTTCATCTTATGGACATGAAAAAGTCTATCAGTTAATCTATAAGTATTTTAATAAATGGAAAAGTAAAGAGGTTAAACATAATAATATAATATTTGAATATAATACACCTCGCAAAAAAATTTCTTCTAAAAAGGATATAGAGCAAAGTACCATTTTGTATCTCTTTACATTTAACGGGTTAAGTGAAAAGCAGGAGTTGGCTCTTAGAATATTAAATCATAAATTTGGGGGTAGTAATAATTCTATATTGTTTACAAAATTAAGAGAAGAAAGAGGACTTGCTTATGATGTTTATACAGATTTGGATTTGGATGAGGGTGTAAAAACCTTGTATGTGTATACCTCTGTAGGAGAGGAAAATTTAAAAACTGCTGTTGACGTTATTGAAGATTGTATTGATAAGGTTAAAAATGGAGATATAATTTTTAAGGATGATATGGTTGGTTTAATGAAAAAAGTATTAAAAACGGCGGTAGTTTTTACTCTTGAAGATCCCACGGACATGGGAAATTATGTTTTACATCAATCCATAAAGGGAGAAGATATATACAAACTTATTAATGATATAGAAAAGATTGAAACTATAAAAAAAGAAGATATATATGAAGTAGCTAAAATTGTATTTAATAATCCTACCATCCACATTCTTAAGAGAGGGTAG
- a CDS encoding DEAD/DEAH box helicase, which yields MKNISFNDLNLHPKVFEAIDNMGFEEPSQIQAESIPVILEGNDIIGQAQTGTGKTLAFGAPMLSKITPKNKHISALILTPTRELAIQVNDELSRIAKFMKILLLPIYGGQPIERQIKSLKRGINIVVGTPGRILDHLHRKTLDLSNIEFLTIDEADEMLDMGFIEDIEEIIKASNPNRQTLLFSATMPDQVKRLASKYMSSNTKYITIAKNTLTVEKTKQYYYEIKHKDRFESLCRILDVDEPSSAIIFCKTKRGVDELVESMQARGYNVEGMHGDMGQNQRLNTLRKFKEGSLDFLVATDVAARGIDVENVSHVINYDLPQDTESYVHRIGRTGRANKEGIAYSLVTPREYILLKQIEKFTKSKIKRKDIPTIDEIFEAKYKNIEEKIKKVISENNYKNFIPIATELDEEYNLVDVAASLMKIIFDKELSFDYKENSIGIEDNNVRLFFSIGRMDNITPRKLIKFINETSSVEAYEIGDIDILNKFTFINVPERVASIILKKSNGKKLQSRRVSVELAKSKKN from the coding sequence ATGAAAAATATTAGTTTTAACGATTTAAATTTACATCCTAAGGTTTTTGAGGCCATAGATAATATGGGATTTGAAGAACCATCACAAATTCAAGCAGAATCTATTCCTGTAATATTGGAAGGAAATGATATTATAGGTCAAGCACAAACAGGTACTGGGAAAACTTTAGCTTTTGGAGCACCAATGTTAAGCAAAATAACTCCTAAAAACAAACATATTTCTGCCCTTATACTCACTCCTACAAGAGAACTAGCTATTCAAGTCAATGATGAATTATCTAGAATCGCTAAATTTATGAAAATATTATTACTCCCTATATACGGTGGTCAACCCATAGAAAGACAAATAAAATCCTTAAAAAGAGGTATAAACATAGTAGTAGGTACCCCTGGAAGAATACTAGATCACCTTCACAGAAAAACCCTTGATTTAAGTAACATAGAATTTTTAACAATAGATGAAGCAGATGAAATGCTGGATATGGGATTTATAGAAGATATAGAAGAAATAATAAAAGCCTCAAACCCAAACAGACAGACTCTACTCTTTTCCGCCACTATGCCAGATCAAGTTAAAAGATTAGCTTCCAAGTATATGAGTTCAAATACAAAATATATAACAATAGCTAAAAATACACTAACTGTAGAGAAAACAAAACAATATTACTATGAAATAAAACACAAGGACAGATTTGAATCTTTGTGTAGAATTTTAGACGTAGATGAACCTTCAAGTGCTATAATATTTTGTAAAACCAAACGTGGTGTGGATGAATTAGTGGAAAGTATGCAGGCCAGAGGATATAACGTAGAAGGCATGCACGGCGACATGGGGCAAAATCAGAGACTAAATACTCTCAGAAAATTCAAAGAAGGTTCTTTGGACTTTTTAGTAGCTACAGATGTGGCTGCAAGAGGTATAGATGTAGAAAATGTTTCCCATGTTATAAATTACGATCTTCCACAAGATACGGAATCCTATGTACATAGAATAGGTAGAACAGGAAGAGCCAATAAAGAAGGTATTGCTTATTCTCTGGTAACCCCTAGAGAGTATATATTATTAAAGCAGATAGAAAAGTTCACTAAAAGTAAAATAAAAAGAAAAGACATACCTACTATAGATGAAATATTTGAAGCCAAATATAAAAACATAGAAGAAAAAATCAAAAAAGTTATATCAGAAAACAATTATAAAAACTTTATTCCTATAGCTACAGAACTAGATGAAGAGTATAACCTGGTAGATGTAGCGGCCTCTCTCATGAAAATAATTTTTGACAAGGAGTTAAGTTTTGATTATAAAGAAAATTCCATAGGTATAGAAGATAATAATGTAAGATTATTCTTCTCCATAGGAAGAATGGATAATATAACTCCGAGAAAATTGATAAAATTTATAAATGAAACTTCTTCAGTAGAAGCATATGAAATAGGTGATATAGATATATTAAACAAATTTACTTTTATAAATGTTCCTGAAAGGGTGGCATCTATTATATTAAAGAAATCCAATGGTAAAAAACTTCAAAGCAGAAGAGTTTCTGTAGAACTTGCAAAAAGCAAGAAAAATTAA
- a CDS encoding glycoside hydrolase family 57 protein has translation MTKGYISIILHSHMPFIRHPDLKDPLEERWLFEGISECYIPLISIYDKLIKDHVDFKITMSITPTLMTMLEDEYLNKRYLQYLKKSIELSEKEIKRTKYNKELAVLAKFYNERFCKILGVYKNYDYNIMNAFRKFHRLGYLEVLASSATHGLLPLLAINPESVKAQIGVGVQCYLEHMGHVPDGIWLPECAYTYSLDYVLKEFGIKYFIAENKALVNASPKSRYGVYAPIALPNGISVFGRDVESSYQVWSDFMGYPGDFNYREFYRDIGYELPLEYIEPYINENKIRIDTGIKYYRITGNTDNKEYYNRKRALEKIKEHGEHFFKCRVEQIDKLSEHMDQPPIIVCPYDTELFGHWWFEGPDFIDEFIRKTMQNNCNYKLISPMDYLKKYPIVQCSSPCPSSWGENGDFSVWINPHNQWIYREIHKCGEQMVRLSNTYTNSTDLQRRALNQAARELMLAESSDWPFIIKNNTAVEYAVKRINNHVDRFNKLYDSITKNAIDLKYLSQLEALDNIFESIDYKIYQESK, from the coding sequence ATGACTAAAGGATATATTTCAATTATACTTCACAGTCATATGCCTTTTATAAGACATCCAGATTTAAAAGATCCACTAGAGGAAAGATGGTTATTTGAAGGTATCAGTGAATGTTATATACCACTTATAAGTATATATGATAAGCTTATAAAAGATCATGTAGATTTTAAGATAACTATGTCTATAACACCTACTTTAATGACTATGTTAGAAGATGAATATTTAAATAAAAGATATTTACAGTATTTAAAAAAATCTATAGAGCTCTCTGAAAAGGAGATAAAGAGAACAAAATATAATAAAGAACTTGCTGTACTTGCCAAGTTTTATAATGAAAGATTTTGTAAAATATTAGGTGTTTACAAAAATTATGATTACAATATAATGAATGCCTTTAGAAAGTTTCATAGACTGGGGTACTTAGAAGTGTTAGCCAGCTCTGCTACCCATGGACTTTTACCTTTGCTTGCCATAAATCCAGAATCGGTTAAGGCACAAATAGGGGTGGGGGTTCAATGTTATCTGGAGCACATGGGTCATGTTCCAGATGGAATATGGCTTCCTGAATGCGCCTATACCTATTCATTGGATTATGTACTTAAGGAATTTGGAATTAAATATTTTATAGCAGAGAATAAAGCACTTGTAAATGCCTCTCCTAAGTCCAGATATGGCGTTTATGCACCTATTGCCCTTCCAAATGGAATTTCTGTATTTGGAAGGGATGTGGAATCATCTTATCAGGTGTGGAGTGACTTTATGGGTTATCCCGGAGATTTTAATTATAGGGAATTTTATAGGGATATAGGATATGAACTCCCTTTAGAGTATATAGAACCTTATATAAATGAGAATAAGATTAGAATTGACACTGGAATAAAATACTACAGAATAACTGGTAATACAGATAACAAGGAATATTACAATAGGAAAAGAGCTTTAGAAAAGATAAAAGAGCATGGAGAACATTTTTTTAAATGCAGGGTGGAACAAATCGATAAACTTAGTGAACATATGGATCAGCCTCCTATAATAGTATGTCCTTATGATACAGAACTATTTGGACATTGGTGGTTTGAAGGACCTGATTTTATAGATGAATTCATAAGAAAAACCATGCAAAATAATTGTAATTACAAATTAATTTCTCCCATGGACTATTTAAAAAAATATCCTATAGTTCAATGTTCAAGTCCCTGTCCTTCTAGTTGGGGAGAAAATGGAGACTTTTCCGTGTGGATAAATCCACATAATCAGTGGATATATAGAGAAATACATAAATGCGGGGAACAGATGGTGAGACTTTCTAATACCTATACAAATTCTACAGACTTACAAAGGAGGGCTTTGAATCAGGCAGCTCGTGAATTAATGCTTGCAGAATCCTCAGATTGGCCTTTTATTATAAAAAATAATACTGCTGTAGAATATGCCGTTAAAAGAATAAATAATCATGTAGATAGATTCAATAAGCTTTATGATAGTATAACTAAAAATGCAATTGATTTAAAGTATTTGTCACAGTTAGAAGCATTAGACAACATTTTTGAAAGTATTGATTATAAAATTTACCAGGAATCCAAATAA
- a CDS encoding DUF4912 domain-containing protein: protein MNSLRGDEKTSLVLMVQNSHRIFCYYNVSSMTVKEFEDRYGEALWINSKPVIKVYSVENGIGKNIKTILVDPFADSWYIDIEKDDMDLFVKLGRIISGNKFVEFAVSNTVTTPRNSKSLDNSLYFLDVSQTDISNLKKEFSNNFTRGKKN, encoded by the coding sequence GTGAATTCATTGAGAGGTGATGAAAAAACTTCTTTAGTGCTTATGGTTCAAAATTCTCATAGAATATTTTGTTATTATAATGTATCATCTATGACAGTAAAAGAATTTGAAGATAGATATGGAGAAGCACTATGGATAAACTCAAAACCAGTTATAAAGGTTTATTCTGTAGAAAATGGAATAGGTAAGAATATAAAGACAATATTGGTAGACCCCTTTGCAGATAGCTGGTATATAGATATTGAAAAGGATGATATGGATCTTTTTGTAAAGCTGGGCAGAATTATATCAGGTAACAAATTTGTTGAATTTGCAGTTTCAAATACAGTAACAACTCCAAGGAACAGCAAGTCTTTAGATAATTCTCTTTATTTTCTGGATGTTTCTCAAACTGATATATCCAATCTAAAGAAAGAGTTTTCTAATAACTTTACGAGAGGAAAAAAAAATTAA
- a CDS encoding YbaK/EbsC family protein, with protein MSVENVVNYFLNRNLENPVFKLPDSGATVQQAAETIHTDPKYIAKTLAFKIKDEDILIVMRGDLRVSNKKFKKIFKTKAKMLNHDEVLENTGHPVGGLCPFGLKKSLKVYIDISVENFPYVYPAAGSKEFALKINPQQIKELVDGQWIDVCEDEARDS; from the coding sequence ATGAGTGTAGAAAATGTCGTTAACTACTTTTTAAATAGAAATTTGGAGAATCCTGTATTTAAGCTTCCAGACAGTGGCGCCACTGTACAGCAGGCAGCGGAGACTATACATACAGACCCCAAATATATAGCAAAAACCTTGGCCTTTAAGATTAAGGATGAAGATATACTTATAGTTATGAGAGGAGATTTAAGAGTTAGCAATAAAAAATTTAAAAAGATTTTTAAAACTAAAGCTAAAATGTTAAATCATGATGAAGTTTTAGAGAATACAGGTCACCCTGTAGGGGGACTATGTCCTTTTGGCTTAAAGAAATCTTTAAAAGTTTACATAGATATTTCTGTAGAGAATTTTCCATATGTATATCCTGCAGCTGGCTCAAAGGAATTTGCTCTTAAGATAAATCCACAACAAATTAAAGAACTAGTAGATGGACAATGGATTGATGTATGTGAAGATGAAGCAAGGGATTCTTAG
- the greA gene encoding transcription elongation factor GreA, with protein MQDVILTEAGKKKLEEELEYLKTVKRVEIKAALKAARAQGDLSENADYSAAKEDQSMTETRIQELEYQLKNAVIIESSLETDVFDINRTALVKFYDVDEVEEVTLVSSVESDVKNMRISIESPLGKALFRLKVGDKATVISPDGNYDVEVEKLL; from the coding sequence ATGCAAGATGTAATTTTGACGGAAGCTGGTAAGAAAAAACTGGAAGAAGAATTAGAGTATTTAAAAACGGTGAAAAGAGTAGAAATAAAAGCTGCATTAAAAGCTGCTAGGGCACAGGGAGACCTTAGTGAAAATGCTGATTACAGTGCAGCTAAAGAGGATCAATCTATGACTGAAACTAGAATACAAGAACTTGAATATCAACTTAAAAATGCTGTAATAATAGAGAGCTCATTGGAAACAGATGTGTTTGATATAAATAGGACTGCTTTAGTAAAATTTTATGATGTAGACGAAGTTGAAGAAGTAACACTGGTAAGTTCTGTGGAATCAGATGTTAAAAATATGAGGATAAGTATAGAATCCCCTTTGGGAAAAGCTCTTTTTAGATTAAAGGTGGGAGATAAGGCAACAGTTATATCACCTGATGGAAACTATGACGTAGAGGTAGAAAAGTTATTATAA
- a CDS encoding undecaprenyl diphosphate synthase family protein, translating into MSMPAHIGIIPDGNRRWALKNGMAKENGYNFGLKPGIELFKLCEKLGIKELTYYGFTTDNTKRPAPQTKAFTRACIEAVKILSKENASLLVVGNSDSPMFPKSLLPYTVRKKFGTGGIKINFLVNYGWEWDLSSVKNLGTTNRTSIMCNLNSSDITRIDLIIRWGGRRRLSGFLPVQSVYSDFYMIEDYWPDFKPEHLMQALKWYRHQDITLGG; encoded by the coding sequence ATGTCAATGCCAGCTCACATAGGCATAATTCCAGATGGAAATAGAAGATGGGCACTGAAAAATGGTATGGCAAAGGAAAATGGTTATAATTTTGGTTTAAAACCTGGTATAGAGTTATTTAAATTATGTGAAAAATTAGGCATAAAAGAATTAACTTATTATGGGTTTACTACAGATAATACGAAACGTCCTGCCCCTCAAACCAAAGCATTTACTAGGGCCTGTATAGAAGCTGTAAAAATTTTATCTAAAGAAAATGCTTCTCTTTTAGTAGTAGGCAATTCAGATTCTCCTATGTTCCCTAAATCACTTCTTCCTTATACAGTCAGAAAAAAGTTTGGAACAGGAGGAATAAAAATTAATTTTTTAGTAAACTATGGTTGGGAATGGGATTTAAGTAGTGTAAAAAATCTTGGAACTACAAACAGAACTTCCATAATGTGTAATCTTAATTCCAGTGATATAACTAGAATAGATTTAATTATACGCTGGGGAGGACGAAGAAGACTCAGCGGATTTCTTCCTGTTCAATCAGTATACTCAGATTTTTATATGATAGAGGACTACTGGCCAGATTTTAAACCTGAACATTTAATGCAAGCTCTTAAATGGTATAGGCATCAGGATATAACTTTGGGAGGATAG
- a CDS encoding CDIF630_02480 family spore surface protein, giving the protein MPKNKEKIKQPIVENHQTASWANIYKTKPTSEVPLPNKVEVENAKEWVDSNEK; this is encoded by the coding sequence ATGCCAAAGAATAAAGAAAAAATTAAGCAGCCAATTGTAGAAAATCACCAAACAGCCTCCTGGGCAAATATATATAAAACCAAGCCAACTTCAGAAGTACCCCTACCAAATAAAGTAGAAGTTGAAAATGCTAAAGAATGGGTAGACAGTAATGAAAAATAG
- the nifJ gene encoding pyruvate:ferredoxin (flavodoxin) oxidoreductase, which translates to MHKITKTMDGNEAAAYASYAFTDVAAIYPITPSTPMAEGVDEWAAHGKKNIFGQTVKVAEMQSEAGAAGAVHGSLIAGALTTTYTASQGLLLMIPNMYKMTGEHLPAVFHVSARAVAAHALSIFGDHQDVMACRQTGFALLASSNVQEAMDLAFVAHLSAIKSKVPFLHFFDGFRTSHEYQKIKVIDYEDIRPLVDYDAIQEFRDRSLNPEHPTVRGTAQNPDIYFQSREVSNKFYDKVPEIVERYMEDINKITGKNYKPFEYYGHEEAEHIIIAMGSVCDTIEETIDYLMGKGKKVGCIKVHLYRPFSPVHFLKVLPSSVKVISVLDRTKEPGSIGEPLYLDVCKVFYERDNRPFILGGRYGLGSKDTTPSQILAVFENMVSNEPKNRFTIGIIDDVTHTSLEEKKVVETTPEGTISCKFWGLGSDGTVGANKSAIKIIGDNTDLYVQAYFSYDSKKSGGTTVSHLRFGKKFIKSPYLVHSADYVACHNKSFIYNYNILKGLKKNGTFVLNCPWEERELEEKLPAYMKKYIFQNNIEFYIIDAVKIAREIGLGGRINMVMQAAFFKLAKVIPIDEALKYLKESVEKTYGRKGKNIVEMNKMAVDRAIEALKKVAVPVDWINARDYESETCDAPDFIKDIQKPMARNEGDDLPVSAFLDRADGVYPLGTTAYEKRGIAVMIPEWQIDKCIQCNQCAMVCPHATIRSFLLNEEEVKNSPQGFQSKKALGSGLDGLNFKIQVSPMDCTGCGNCADICPAPGKALVMKPLEEKVDVESENWDYALKITPKEDLISRNTLKGSQFIKPLLEFNGACPGCGETPYIKLLTQLFGERMMIANATGCSSIWGASTPSIAYTKNSKGKGPSWGNSLFEDNAEYGYGMFLAVKQMRERLKFLMTSYLRDCKYDDIKGAFNEWVSTMEEGGLSKIASDKVVKAIENYDHSKDPILKEIIDKKDYLAKKSHWIVGGDGWAYDIGFGGVDHVLASGEDVNLFVMDTEVYSNTGGQSSKATQTGAVAKFAASGKVTKKKDLGLMAMSYGYVYVAQISMGANMNHTIKTIVEAENYKGPSLIIAYSPCINHGIKTGMGTSMAEEKKAVECGYWHLYRFNPALKMEGKNPFVLDSKEPKASFKEYIDGEVRFSSLKNIFPERAEGLFSLAERNAADRYGIYKKLSEM; encoded by the coding sequence ATGCATAAAATTACCAAGACTATGGATGGAAATGAAGCAGCAGCGTATGCTTCTTATGCCTTTACAGATGTGGCTGCCATATATCCAATTACACCATCTACGCCTATGGCTGAAGGGGTAGATGAATGGGCGGCTCATGGAAAAAAGAATATTTTTGGTCAGACTGTAAAAGTAGCTGAAATGCAATCAGAGGCAGGAGCTGCGGGAGCAGTACATGGCTCTTTAATAGCAGGTGCATTAACTACTACATATACAGCTTCACAAGGACTTTTACTTATGATTCCCAATATGTATAAAATGACAGGAGAGCATCTGCCTGCAGTATTTCATGTAAGTGCCCGTGCAGTTGCAGCTCATGCACTTTCAATCTTTGGGGATCATCAGGATGTTATGGCCTGCAGACAGACTGGATTTGCACTCCTGGCATCTTCTAACGTTCAGGAGGCCATGGATTTAGCTTTTGTGGCCCATCTAAGTGCTATAAAATCCAAAGTACCGTTTTTGCATTTTTTTGATGGATTTAGAACTTCTCATGAGTATCAAAAAATAAAAGTTATAGATTATGAAGATATCAGGCCTCTGGTAGATTATGATGCCATACAGGAGTTTAGAGATAGGTCCTTAAATCCAGAGCATCCTACAGTAAGAGGTACAGCTCAAAATCCAGATATATATTTTCAAAGCAGAGAGGTCTCAAACAAGTTTTATGATAAAGTACCTGAAATTGTAGAAAGATATATGGAGGATATAAATAAAATAACAGGGAAAAATTATAAACCCTTTGAATATTACGGACACGAGGAGGCTGAACATATAATTATAGCTATGGGTTCTGTATGTGATACTATAGAAGAAACTATAGATTATTTGATGGGAAAGGGTAAGAAAGTAGGGTGTATAAAAGTGCATCTTTACAGACCTTTTTCACCAGTTCATTTTTTAAAGGTACTGCCTTCAAGTGTTAAAGTTATTTCAGTGCTGGACAGGACGAAGGAACCAGGATCCATTGGCGAACCTTTATATTTAGATGTATGCAAAGTATTTTATGAAAGAGATAACAGACCTTTTATATTAGGTGGAAGATATGGACTTGGCTCTAAAGATACCACCCCTTCTCAAATATTAGCCGTATTTGAAAATATGGTAAGTAATGAACCTAAAAATAGATTTACTATTGGAATAATAGATGATGTAACCCACACTTCCCTGGAAGAGAAGAAGGTAGTAGAGACCACTCCAGAGGGAACTATAAGCTGTAAATTCTGGGGGCTAGGTTCAGATGGTACTGTAGGAGCCAATAAATCTGCTATAAAAATAATAGGAGATAATACGGATCTTTATGTTCAGGCTTATTTTTCTTATGACAGTAAAAAATCTGGAGGAACTACTGTGTCCCATTTGAGGTTTGGTAAAAAATTTATAAAATCTCCTTATCTTGTGCACAGCGCAGACTACGTAGCATGCCATAATAAATCTTTTATATATAATTATAATATATTAAAAGGATTGAAAAAGAATGGCACTTTTGTGCTTAATTGTCCTTGGGAGGAAAGAGAATTGGAAGAAAAACTTCCGGCATATATGAAAAAATATATTTTTCAAAACAACATAGAATTCTATATTATAGATGCTGTTAAAATTGCAAGGGAAATCGGTCTTGGAGGAAGAATAAATATGGTAATGCAGGCGGCTTTTTTCAAATTGGCTAAGGTAATACCTATAGATGAGGCCCTCAAGTATTTGAAAGAATCTGTGGAAAAGACCTATGGAAGAAAAGGTAAAAATATAGTAGAAATGAATAAAATGGCCGTGGATAGGGCCATAGAAGCTCTGAAAAAGGTAGCTGTACCTGTAGATTGGATAAATGCAAGGGATTATGAAAGTGAAACCTGTGATGCTCCAGATTTTATTAAAGATATTCAAAAACCAATGGCAAGGAATGAAGGAGACGATTTACCTGTAAGTGCATTTTTAGATAGAGCAGATGGAGTATATCCTCTTGGAACAACGGCCTATGAAAAAAGAGGTATAGCTGTAATGATACCAGAATGGCAAATTGATAAGTGCATCCAGTGTAATCAGTGTGCAATGGTTTGCCCTCATGCCACCATAAGATCTTTTCTTTTAAATGAAGAAGAAGTAAAAAATTCACCACAGGGATTCCAAAGCAAAAAAGCTCTGGGCAGCGGATTGGATGGATTGAATTTTAAAATACAGGTAAGTCCTATGGATTGTACAGGATGTGGAAATTGTGCGGATATATGTCCTGCACCTGGAAAAGCACTTGTTATGAAGCCTTTAGAGGAGAAAGTCGACGTTGAATCAGAGAATTGGGACTATGCATTAAAAATAACTCCAAAGGAAGATTTAATAAGTAGAAATACATTAAAGGGCAGCCAATTTATAAAACCTCTTCTAGAATTTAATGGAGCTTGCCCTGGGTGCGGAGAAACTCCTTATATAAAACTACTTACACAGTTGTTCGGTGAAAGAATGATGATTGCAAATGCTACAGGCTGTTCTTCCATATGGGGAGCTAGTACACCTTCTATAGCTTACACTAAAAATTCAAAGGGAAAGGGACCTTCCTGGGGAAATTCACTGTTTGAAGATAATGCAGAATATGGCTATGGTATGTTTTTGGCAGTAAAACAAATGAGGGAGAGACTGAAGTTTCTCATGACTTCTTACTTAAGAGATTGTAAATATGATGATATAAAAGGGGCCTTTAATGAATGGGTAAGTACCATGGAAGAGGGTGGCTTATCCAAAATAGCTTCAGATAAAGTAGTAAAGGCCATTGAAAATTATGATCATTCAAAAGATCCTATATTAAAAGAAATAATTGACAAGAAGGATTATTTGGCTAAAAAGTCCCATTGGATAGTGGGAGGAGATGGATGGGCTTATGATATTGGATTTGGGGGTGTAGATCATGTATTGGCTTCAGGAGAAGATGTGAATTTATTTGTAATGGATACGGAGGTTTATTCAAATACAGGAGGTCAGTCTTCTAAAGCAACTCAGACTGGTGCTGTAGCAAAATTTGCAGCTTCAGGTAAAGTGACCAAAAAGAAAGATTTAGGACTTATGGCAATGAGTTATGGATATGTATATGTAGCTCAGATTTCCATGGGCGCTAATATGAATCATACTATAAAGACAATAGTAGAAGCTGAAAATTATAAAGGACCATCTCTTATAATAGCTTATTCACCATGTATAAATCATGGTATAAAGACAGGGATGGGAACTAGCATGGCTGAAGAGAAAAAAGCAGTGGAGTGTGGATACTGGCACTTATATAGATTTAACCCTGCTCTAAAAATGGAAGGTAAAAATCCTTTTGTTTTAGATTCTAAAGAACCAAAAGCTTCTTTCAAAGAATATATAGATGGAGAAGTGAGATTTTCTTCATTGAAAAATATTTTTCCAGAAAGGGCGGAAGGTCTTTTCAGCCTTGCAGAAAGAAATGCTGCAGATAGATATGGAATATATAAAAAATTATCTGAAATGTAA